The Blastopirellula marina genomic sequence TTTTATTTAGAGGAAAACGGGCGAGAAAGTCGGTTTGTAACTAGAAAAGAGGACGCGCGATGAGGAAGGAATTTAACCGCGTAATCCGCGGTTCACTTCTCTTGGAATGTGAGAGAGCGGGTACCTGGTTCGCACGCCCAAGCGGACTTGGGCGTGGCACCCGGATGATTGGGGTTGTTGGTGAGTGTTGGGCGTGGGGAACGGAATTGGTTGTTAGACGAACTGGCGGCAGACGGCTTCCAGGATGTCGGTAGCTTTATGCAACTGTTCGACTTCGATGAATTCGTCTTTGGTGTGGGCTTGGGTCAATGAGCCGGGGCCGAAGACGACGGAGGGGACGCCAATGGCGAAGTAGGCTGGCGAGTCGGTGCCGTAGGCTACCTGAAGAAAGTCGCTTGTTACGCCGAATTCTTTCGCGACACTGGCTATATGTTGGGCGAGTGCTTGATTCGACTCGGCCAGCGGGAGGCCGGGGGAACTCATGTACGGGGGATCGTGTTTGACCTTCTCGGGGTCGTCGATCTTGGCAGCGATGAAGTCGATCACTTCCTGGCGGACTTCTTCTTGTGATTCGCCCGGCAGCACGCGGCGATCGATTTCGATCGTGCAGCAATCAGGCACCGTGTTGACGCTTACGCCGCCGGTGATCGTGCCGACGCTGATCGTGGGCGGGCCGAGCGGGCCTTGGTCGGGGGCTTGGGCGAGAACCGTTTGTTCGTACTCGCGAATGATGTTCAGCACGTTGCCCATGCGGTAGATGGCGTTGTCGCCTACGGAAGGACGACTACTGTGGGCGGCCTGGCCGAGGGTATGACATCGCCAGCGAACGACCCCTTTGTGCGAGACGACCACGTTCATCAATGTGGGCTCGGCCACGAAGACGGCGTCTGGCAGCTTCGAGATCAATTTCGATTGACCATTCTTCCAGGTGCTGGCCAGGTGCCGCGCGCCGGTGAAGCCGCACTCTTCGTTGACGGTGCAGGCCACCAGGACGGTCGGCAGGTTGTTGCCTGGGTTCTCCTTCAACCGCGACAGCACCGCCAGGCACATGGCCATGCCTCCTTTGACGTCGCACGAACCGCGGCCGTAGATGCGGTTCTCGACGCGGGTACCGCCAAACGGAGAGATCGTCATCCCTTCGACCGGGACGGTATCTTGATGGGCTTCCAGGACGATGATCTTGTCGGACGAGCCTGGTAGGCAAGCAATGACGTTATCGCGCTGCGGGGCGACTTCGATCCGTTCGTACTCGACACCGATCTCTTGAAAGATCTGCTCCAACAGGTCTCCCAGGCGGTGTTCGAGTTGAATCTCTGGCTGATCGACTTTGTGCCCCATTGGGTTGACGCTGGGAACTTGCACGAGCCGCTGCGTCAGCTGGACCACATCCATGGTGAAATCCTTCGGATTTAGTTTGAAGTTTTCAGTGTTCAGTTTTCAGTGCAGAAACGCCAATTTTCTGACCTACTAAAAACGGAACACCGAACACTTAAAACTCATCATTGTCTTGTTTCCAGGTTTTCAAACAAGCATCCCACGCCGATTGTTACGCTGGTTTATAATACGAAGTTTGGCGAAATCTTGTTTGTTTCGTTGCCTAGTGCCCTGCGGATGTGAACTGGTGCCATCGATTCCCCGAAAACCGACGACGTTTCTGATTCAAGCCTTCGATCTTTCGGCATGGCCGGTCGTGTTGTTTGGGGAAGGGAATACGGTGCGTTACTTGAACCCAGCCGCCGAAAGGGCCTTGGGGACTCCGCGCGACGAACTGCTGGAGCAAACGGCCCGGTATCATGGCTTGGGACAATTGCCCAAGGCCTTGCAGCAGGTATCTGACCTGTGTCCCGCTTCCAACGTGTGGCTGGGGGAAGTGGCAACGCGTGAGATCACGCTGGCTGCCGGGGCCGACGCTGACGAAACGAATTGGCGAGGTATCTTCTACCCGATCACCGACGCACCAGACACCGAAGCGGTAGCGCTGGTTCGCAACGTGGTGGTAATGCTCGCACCGCCGGAGAAGTATCCGAACTGGGGTCCGCTACAGCCGCAGGAAGAAATTCATGCAACGCTCCAGGCGCTGCGTCACGAGTACCGCGGACGTTATTCGGTGAGTCACCTGGTAGGTATCAGCACGGCGATGATTCGCGTGCGGCGGCTGGTCGATTTGGCTTCGCAGTCGCGCGTGCCGGTGCTGGTGATCGGCGAACAAGGGACCGGACGCGAACAGGTTGCCCGCACGATCTGTTATGCCTCGCACCCCGGTCACGCCGGCCCAGTGATTACCATCGAAGGGGAGTTGATGGATGCCGAGATCATGCAGACCACGATCCGCGCGTTTGCCAATCGCTGCCAAGACGACGAGGACGCCGGCCATGCGTCGCTACTGCTATTGAATGCCGAGAAGCTGGACCTGGGCGCGCAGACAGAACTGTTGCACCTGTTGGACCTGGTGGGGATCGACCTGCGGATTCTTTCGACATCCCAGGAGTCGCTGTTGGAACTTGCGCGACGTGGGCAGTTTCGCGAAGACCTCGCGTTTCGGATTTCGACCTTAGAGATTGAACTGCCCCCGCTGTGCGATCGTCCGGAAGACATTCCGTACATTGCCCAGGCGGTGGTCGAAGAGTTGAACATTCCTTCCGATCGGCAGTTGCAATCGATCTCGACCGAGGCGATCGATCGATTGCAGCAGCAAGAGTGGCCGGGCAATATCGATCAGTTGAACGAGATGTTGACCGCGGCCCATCAGATTGCGACCGGGTTTACGTTGGATGTGACCGACTTTCCGGCGGTCGTGGCGCGGACACCGCAGAAGAAGATCGAAATAAGGGAGCCAGAGGTGGTGGACCTGGACGCGGCTCTGGAAGCGTACGAACGCGAGATTTTGGTGCGAACGCTCAAAGCGGCCAAGGGAAATAAGACCCAGGCGGCTAATATGCTGAACATTTCTCGTGCCCGGCTGCATCGGCGGATCGAGCAATGGGGGCTCGAATGAGTGGGGCAGGGGCATATCGTGTGGTTGTGGCTTTTGCCCTCGCTTTTTACGATGAATGAGGGTTTTCATGGATTTATCGGGCCGGTGTGTACTGT encodes the following:
- a CDS encoding M20 family metallopeptidase, which gives rise to MDVVQLTQRLVQVPSVNPMGHKVDQPEIQLEHRLGDLLEQIFQEIGVEYERIEVAPQRDNVIACLPGSSDKIIVLEAHQDTVPVEGMTISPFGGTRVENRIYGRGSCDVKGGMAMCLAVLSRLKENPGNNLPTVLVACTVNEECGFTGARHLASTWKNGQSKLISKLPDAVFVAEPTLMNVVVSHKGVVRWRCHTLGQAAHSSRPSVGDNAIYRMGNVLNIIREYEQTVLAQAPDQGPLGPPTISVGTITGGVSVNTVPDCCTIEIDRRVLPGESQEEVRQEVIDFIAAKIDDPEKVKHDPPYMSSPGLPLAESNQALAQHIASVAKEFGVTSDFLQVAYGTDSPAYFAIGVPSVVFGPGSLTQAHTKDEFIEVEQLHKATDILEAVCRQFV
- a CDS encoding sigma 54-interacting transcriptional regulator; protein product: MPSIPRKPTTFLIQAFDLSAWPVVLFGEGNTVRYLNPAAERALGTPRDELLEQTARYHGLGQLPKALQQVSDLCPASNVWLGEVATREITLAAGADADETNWRGIFYPITDAPDTEAVALVRNVVVMLAPPEKYPNWGPLQPQEEIHATLQALRHEYRGRYSVSHLVGISTAMIRVRRLVDLASQSRVPVLVIGEQGTGREQVARTICYASHPGHAGPVITIEGELMDAEIMQTTIRAFANRCQDDEDAGHASLLLLNAEKLDLGAQTELLHLLDLVGIDLRILSTSQESLLELARRGQFREDLAFRISTLEIELPPLCDRPEDIPYIAQAVVEELNIPSDRQLQSISTEAIDRLQQQEWPGNIDQLNEMLTAAHQIATGFTLDVTDFPAVVARTPQKKIEIREPEVVDLDAALEAYEREILVRTLKAAKGNKTQAANMLNISRARLHRRIEQWGLE